The Desulfuromonadales bacterium genome has a segment encoding these proteins:
- a CDS encoding YbhB/YbcL family Raf kinase inhibitor-like protein codes for MSMEITSSAFANEGMIPRRFTCDGEDVSPPLSWRGVPPGVKSLALIADDPDAPRKTWVHWVAYNLPVGSGGLAENVPPEKTIAGGGRQGTSDFGRIGYGGPCPPSGTHRYFFKLYALDAELGLAPGATKEELLQAMAGHVLAEGQLMGRYRR; via the coding sequence ATGAGCATGGAAATCACCAGTTCGGCCTTCGCCAACGAAGGGATGATCCCCCGCCGCTTCACCTGCGACGGCGAGGACGTCTCCCCGCCCCTCAGCTGGCGGGGGGTGCCGCCAGGGGTGAAGAGCCTGGCGCTGATCGCCGACGATCCCGATGCGCCACGCAAAACCTGGGTGCACTGGGTAGCCTACAACCTGCCGGTTGGAAGCGGCGGACTGGCAGAGAACGTCCCGCCGGAGAAAACCATCGCCGGCGGCGGCCGGCAGGGTACCAGTGACTTCGGCCGGATCGGCTACGGTGGTCCGTGTCCGCCGAGCGGCACCCATCGCTACTTCTTCAAGCTCTACGCCCTCGATGCGGAACTCGGGCTGGCCCCCGGCGCCACCAAGGAGGAGTTGTTGCAGGCCATGGCGGGGCACGTGCTGGCCGAGGGGCAACTGATGGGACGCTACCGGAGGTAG